Genomic window (Neurospora crassa OR74A linkage group VI, whole genome shotgun sequence):
GACACCCAgaatggaagaaaaaagaaagagcggAACGCGCTTCTCGATGCACGCGTCAAAGTGCGCCATGTCGATGCTGTTGAACAGGGTCAGGGCGTGCGTCTGCAGCTGGatggcgtggtggtggtaaaaAGCTTCACGATGCGGGCGCAGGACGGATAGGTGACGGGCCGAGAGGGCCAGGATCTGGTACATGAGGTACGGCTCGCCGAGGGCGTGATTCATGGTGAGCGAGCGGGCCGAGTCGCCGAATGGAGCAAAGGTGAAGAGGACGTCGGTGGTGAAGTGGTAGAGGAGCTCCATGTGCACCATGTTGACGTTGGGCGATGGCGGTTCCGAGTCTTGGTAGCCCGTGGGGACTGGGAAGGGAGTGACGTCCGGCATGGGCATGGTGGATGCGGAACCACCGTAGCCACCGCCGGAGAAAGAGGCTACCGAGGCCGAGGCAGACCCGGCGCCGGAGGAGGGTGGGGTTGCGGCTACCGAAAGGTGATCGGCCGGGGATCGGGCCAGTTCATCGCTGCCAGTGTCGGCCCCGGGCAGAATGGGGTAGGAACATTCTCTCTCAACGGTTTGGCAGTTGATGCATCGCGGTCGTGTTTCGTCGCACTGTCGATGAGTGTTAACTCACTGTGTGATTAGTCTTGAGTTTTGTAAGTGGGCTACTACTCACCTTGATATGCCGTCTCTTGCACTCGAGACACCCTTTTCGGGACTTCCGATGACTTCTCCGCATCATGGGTTAAAGTGAGGGATGGGTAGTGTAAGTTGGGCTACTAAAACGGTAGGCTGCTGGGCGGCAAGGGGCTGCTACGTGTAAGACGCTGTACAGAATATTGCCGAAACATCAAGTTCCCTGTCAGTCTCGACAAGTCAGATTCGGGTGGCAAACCGAGAATGACATGCACAAAATGATTGAACTTTATCGTTGTCTCAAGTCGGGAGGACTCCAATGCTCCATGTTTGGCATTTATTGGACGAGTTTCAGAGCGTCTGGGGGACGCGTATTCATGATCACTTTGATTGCGTGTCAACAAAGGGCGCAGCTGTTGGAGCGCCTTGGGTCCGTGAGCAGCAGCCACACCGTGACTGATTAACTGTAGCGTAGGGTTAATAGCGAAGTGAGCCTCCACCGCTAAGAATCCAAGACAGATCCATTTCTCCGCTAAGCCCTGCCCACGGTGTCCGGTTTGGTACCGAACCCGAGGTTGACCCGTCCCAAGCCAAAAGCTCAGCCCCAATGTTGACTAAAAATACGACGCCTTCATCTCCCTGTTTCTATAAATCGTATGAAACACCCACGTGTTCCTGGCGTGCTACTGAGTATCAGGGGGTGGCAGATCCCACGGTCGAGCAGCTGAGGCTAAGGCACCTTTGTTGTTCTTGCTCTTTCTAgggcttcttctcctggcGGACGCAGGACCGGCGGTGGTGATAGGTCCGGGACCGACGAACCGTAGCACCCAGTCCCACACTGTCCGCGTCTTGTCCAGCTGAGGATGCGTCGTTCCTGTCACGGATAGGTCCGAAGGGGCATAATGACCGCCGGCATCTGTTGCGTCGAGCTTTGCCCGGAAAAGCAGGTGGACTTTGGTCAGACCCTTGCGCAGACTGGAGCCGTAGACCTTTTTGTTGAAGACGTTCAAGGCGACGTTTTGAATGAGGACCACATCCCTATGCCGCAGTCCTTCAAGTATGCTGCCCTGTACGGTTTCGCAGCCAGGGGGTAACCAGAAAGTGATGGTGAAGCCAGCTTTGGTCTCGTCACCCACGAGCACCTCGACCAGGGAGCGGTCTAAGCCCCAGCGAGTGCTAACCGACCGTGGCGGAGAGATGGAAATGATGCCGACGATCAGATTGCAGGTGATGGTCTGGGGTTGTGCCTTGACAAGGTAAGCGGCCGATGGGATATCCTTGAGGTCAGTAAGGCGGTCACCGCCACGGAATGTCAAGGGCTCTTTGACGTTCTCGTCCCCATCCACTGCATGAACCGTGGTCTCCAAGAATGAAGCCGTATCCAGATCCTCCTCGCTCATTGCCGACGTGATGGAGTGTTGCGACTCTGCTTCTCTAAGCAATGTAGCGTCCAGGTACGAGGATCGGACATGTTGATGCAACGTAAGGGAGTGCTCGTAGAACTGGGACTCCAAGTCGCCATGGACGACGGACGATTCGTCAAATGACGACGATATAGACGCGGTAGTAAGAAAGTCATCGGGCTGATCGACTGCTTCCAGACCGTGAGCTGGGTTGAAGCGGAAGCTGGAGTCATATTGTTGAGTGTAGCCGGTGAAAATACGTTCTCTCACGAGACTAAGGGATCTCCATGCGGCAGGAGTCGGAGCAGAGGCCGGGATGATGGTCTGCTCTTCCCGTGGTTGGAGGATGCCCATGAAGCTGGCAATGGGCTCATCGAACTCGACAAGTAGATCCGGGGTGGCCCAGTCAAGCGCCCGGCTGTCTGGAGCTCCAGTGAATATCAGGACTTTGGAAGCCATTCATGCTTGTGACAGTTATCATAAGAGAAGCGAGTTGTCGTAGGTTGTTTGGTTGTAaacgaaaggaaagaaggaagccgaGTGGAAGTGAAAGTGCTGCCGGGCGGGCCCCACCACATGCCCGAACGGCACGGACTTCTCCAAGTAACTGCTCCAGGCCCGGAAGTGGTGCCCCGAGTTCGATTTCACGACTGGCATCTCTCCCACTTCGTCATCGAACAATACCTACCTTTTGTCAATCAACACAACTTGTACAATTGATCCATGGACTACCTTCGTTGATTCTCTTTTGTGAGACACAGAAACTCACCTGAAATCACGTGTCAGCATGTTGGAAGTCGATGAATGAAACAAGCAACCCAATCGGACAGGGGCCGGAAAGGCTCCACAAAATAATGGCGTCGAACGGGACCCCTTTCAGACCGACGACACGTAGGTACCGTGACAGCATCCCATCTCTCCTCTGTCGCAACTCTTTTGTGTCCGTCATTGTAGCCAGCAAGTCCGTCAAGCAAGTCACAACATCCGACTAAACATGGCCCCGGCACCATGGGATTCAGTCCCTCCTGAGGACACCCTCTTCGCCTTGGTAACTGGCGCCAACAGGTAAGTAATCATCATCTGTCTATCTATCCATGCCCTGCCTCATAGAGATGACATGCTAACCAATGCAACTTCAGTGGTATCGGCTTCGCTATCTGCCAACGTCTGATCGACGAGTATCTCGTGACGCGCTCCCTGACCTCCcacctcgtcgtcatccccACCACCCGCAGCGTCAAGAAGTCGCAAGAAACCATCGATGCGCTCCGCCAACATGCCCGCGAATTCGCAACCACCTCCGACATCCTCCGCTCCCGTGCTGGTCCCAACTACGATCCCCGATCTATTACTAAGCGCATCCACATTCTCAGCGTCCAACTAGACTTGTGCAATCTCGCCGACGTCCACCGCGCCGCCGAACAACTCGTCAACGGCACCGTGAGCAGCCCCGCCGACGCCAACGATGTCTACTTCACCTCCCTCACCGACGTGAGGATACCCCGTCTCGATGCGGTCATCTTCAACGCCGGCATGGGCGGCTGGACCGGTCTCGACTGGCCCAAGGTCTTCCACAACATCTTTACCAAGGGTCTCGTCCAAGCCACCACCTGGCCGACCTTCAAGGCCGCCACGGCCGGACACGTCGTCAACCCCTTGCCCGACGCTAAAGACGAGAAGGTTCCCGAAATGGGTCAAGTCTTTTGCGCCAACGTCTTCGGCCACTACCTGTTGGCACACAAGCTCGTGCCGCTGCTGAGCCGCTCCGAGTTTGACTCTACCATTCCTCCCGGCCGTATCATCTGGGAATCCTCCATCGAGCCTGGGTGGAAGAACCTATCGCTCTCCGACTTCCAAGCCATCAAGACCAACGCCGCCTACGAGAGCACCAAGCGGCTGACGGACGTGCTCTCTCTGACCGCCACCCTGCCCTCCGCCCGCCCGTTTGTCGACTCGTATCTTCAGCCGGCCACCAAGTCAAACGCACCAGCTACCCCACCCAGAATCTACCTCGTCCACCCGGGCATCGTCCAAACGACCCTCTTCCCGCTCAACGCCTTCATGTTCTTCTGGTACCGCGTGGTGCTGTACATTGCGCGCTGGCTCGGCTCCCCCTGGCATCCTATAACGGGGTACAACGGTGCCGTGGCGCCCGTATGGCTTGCTTTGCAGGAGCAAGAGGCTTTGGATGCGGTGGACGCTGAGCACGTCAAGTGGGGATCGAGCACAGATTTCTGGGGGGAGTGCAGAGTCCTGAAgacggaagtggaagggtgGGGGTGGGATGGGACGGTTGGAACGAGGAAGGAGCTAAAGAatgagaagggggagaggcGCATTGGGAGGAAGATTGTGGGGAGAAAATCCGGGGCGGTGGATCTTacggaggagaaaaaggttGAGTTTGAGATGTTGGGGGTGGAGTGTtggaaggagatggagaggttGAGAGGGGAGTGGGAGGCCAGGTTGGGCAGGGTTCTCGAGAGGCAGTGATGCTGCCGAGTGACGAGTGACGAGATGAAATTGGGTGGTTAAAAGTAAATGATATTCCTGCCTGCACTGCTTTGAGACGAGCAGAGCTGGGAGAGACCTATATATACAAAATAATGATCCTAATAAGTGTACCCAAAACCCGTCACAGGGGGTATAAACGACAATGTGCATCCACGTACATATAAAACAAGCCATAACACATACACcgtcatccatcatccatcataaATAACATAACGCCATTGCGTACCCCGACCCTCAGCAAGGAACAGATGAAATTCACGCCGTCCCCTCCACCGTCCCATCCCCCCTACCATCGTCCGacctcaccctcctcaaaCTAACCTTGTCCCGCCGTCCAAACAACCCCAAACAAAGCGGCACCGGAACCGTCACCATAGCCACCACAGCATGAAACACCAATGCCCAATACATATTCCCATCCGGCCTCccctcttttcccttctcctccttcaaggCCCCCGAAATAATTATGAATACCCCGCCCAATACCTGCCCCCCGCTCCACGCCAACGTGCTCGTCACCTCGGGACTAATCGGATGCGTCACCTCCACCAGgaactccaccaccaccggcaccagACTGAAACTCGCCGCGCCCAGAATGGCCAAAATGATATAAGGCCCAGCGAGGCCGGCAGAGTCGTGGGTGGACGGCATCCAAAGAAAAATAAGGTAGCAGATGCCAATAAGCGGGACGGCAACACGGATTGTAGTCAAAAACGCTTTCGTCCTGTCGATGATGGGCGAAGTGATGGCCGACACAAGCAGCCCAACAACGATGAGCACGGCCCCCGCGATGCCGGCTTCTTCGTCGGTATAGCCATGGGGTTCCATGATTTGGTTGAGCAGCGAGGAGATGGAGTTGAAGGTCCCCACATAAACGGCAAAGGGGACAAAAAGGAGCCAGAATTCGGCGTGGCCTAGGAGGATCGCGGCCGAAGTGCGGAGAGGTAATTTGGGCGTGGCGGAAGACGGGGCAGCGGGCGTGGGAGGCCGGGAGGGGATGAAGAAGGCGGGAACGGAgcagatggaggagatgatggagacgTAGAGAACCATTTTCGATATGTCGGATGGCTTGTCGACCCAGAATGGCACGATGAGCTGGCCGAGCGCGGCGCCAAACGGGTTGGCGAGGGAAGTcaaggcggtggcggcgacgCGGCCGCGGTTGGTGAACCATAGATCCGAGTAGCGGGCGGGAGCGGCTAGGACAAAGGGTTGGGCGAGCCCGATGAGGATCTGGCCGAACATAACGATGCCGAAGTGGCCACctgaaggagaggaagagtggGAGCCCCCGTAGCGGACCCAGTTGCCGATGAGCAGAAGGGCAGCGGCAGTGGTGATGGATAACTTGGGGCCGAGGTGCAGGACATAGATGACCAGGGGCGTGATAAAGGCGAaggcgaagaggaaggcggtGCTGAGCCAGTTGATGGTCGTTCCGGTGGTGCGAAAGTAGGCGGCGGCCTGGGAGGCGACGGGGGAGAAGGTGAGCCACTGGAGAAGGATTGTTAGTTTAGGTTTCTCGGTTTGGGTTGGAGTGACGAGTGATTTATCATCTGTGGAAGTTCTTGTTCTCTGTTCTCTCAGTGAGACATTGTATTTCGTTTTCATGCAGGGCATCGCCAGAACTCGACGAATGAAATCATGTTGGACACGGAAACTGAGATATGatcacaacaacaccacaacatCAAGTCCAGTCTAAGTGGCGTACACGAACAGACATTGGGAGTATAGATCAACTTTAAAAGGCCCAATAACATCGTGGCGGGCGCTAAGAGGTGGCCACCACCCGTttgcgtagaggtaggacgGGCGGCCCCAATCCCGTACACGAGATGCTTCGCTTGGTGCTCAAGGCACGAGGCGTGGCTGCCGTTGTAAAAAGGGAGGGATCGATAtgccaccaaccaaccacgcCCACAGTTCAGAGGTGTCGGCTTCCATCTCGAACCACGATGGAACCATTTCATCCCGAAGGTGGAAAGATAGCGCAAGACTGGacggaaaaggggaaaaaagtAGGCACTTACATCCCAGCTAACAATGATATTCAACAAGGTCAACTGCACCAACCCGAACCACCTCCTCTTATAGACCTTTATGTTGTATACGACCGGTCTTCCCTCACAGTCTCTTTCCACTCTTTGTTCATTTTCGTCATGGTCACCCGCTCCGTCAATTCCAAGTCCgacgccgccaccgccaccgccggccATCTCCCCGGCACTGTTAACGACTGTCCCCTCCGTAATGCTGATCGCCGTTCCGGCGCCGAGCGTGGTGGAGACCTCCGATCCCGATCCGGAGTCGGTGATGGATGCTGACCATGATCCACTATTGCcactgctgccgccgccgattttcttttccgagtcgccgctgctgccgccagAGGATCCGTGCGTTACTTCACTCCGTGTGGTACCCACCCATCGCCGTTTCTCATCGCCAAtcatcgttgtcgtcgtcgtcgttgtggtgttggtgttgtggatgttgttgttgttactcGGACTCTCCTTCATTTCGACGATATCACTCCGTTTATCTGCCATgtctttgctgctgctgctgccgtgaGCATTTCCACTACTCCCCGTTCTACTACTGCTGagattggtggtggtggtcgtggtggtttCAGGAAGTTTGGTGTGCGGATATGATAGCCGAGCTTGATAATCGTCGTGGCTGTCGCGGTGCGAAGTGGTATGATGAGAATAACGACTGCTGTGGATGGTGGCCTGGTCCTGGTCATGATCGtggccgtcgtcgtcgtccattGTTGTGTCTCTGAATTCTTGCCagtgtccttgtccttgtccttgtccttggagTGGGAGAGGTCGTCCTTGGGTACTACCTCCTTTGCTGGAGGATCGGGGGCTGCTCATTGCGTTTTGCGCTTGCGCCTTATGAAGCGGCTCTGCTCTGCTCTGCTCTGCTCTTGTATTAACCGTGCGATTTtagtttcctttttcctttttttttttttctttcttttttatcttgatcccttttgtttctttttcgagGGGGTGGAGGCGGCTCTGTTGTTACTTGATTGTGGCGCCCCCTTTCTGGATAAAGTTATCCCAAAACTTTGTGGCAGAAGTGTTTGATTCAGCTTGTTCGCATTCGGGTGCCAGTCGCGCTTCGGTCACGGTGTTCGGTATAAGACCAAGGGATGTTTTGACTGTGTTTTGCTGTTATCTCTGTCCGAATGAAGCTTCGGTGCCAGTTGTGCGAGTGTAAGTCTGTCCGAGCAGCAGAGAGGAAAGGTTCCCTGTCATCCGTCTGATGAAAATGCGAGCGAGCGCcagaagatgaggaagctGTAAAGAGGGATGAGCGACACGTGTTCACATACTTGTATTCGTCGCAATTCATCAATCTAGTTGAAGACGATGaaaatgaatgaatgaatgaatgagtGAATGATGGGACAGAGGACGGGGTAGTTTACAGTCGCATATACTACCACACCACACCTTCAAATCCTCCTTTCCAGTCGGACTTGCACGGGATCAAATGAAAGCCTGGCCtgcaaagaaagaaaggaaagacgGAGGGGACTTTGGAGGACACGGGATAAGTATTGATCGCGCTGTGCACCCGCTCGCTGCATGGCATAGTCAGAATGGCACGCTATCACACTTTCGAAAATCTCGGCAATCCAAGAAAGGTTCAAGTTTCCCCCCCAAAACCGCTTTTCTACGTCGCAACCTTCCCCATTTTCTTGGCGAGCGGCGCGGCCAAGCATATGATCATCGCCTTTTCTTCAACGCAAATGGATAAGATGGATCGTGATAGGTTTACTTTTAAGACATAACCCGCTATCTTCGTCTTCCCCCAGGTGTTCTCTTACTATGTTTAATGTGTTACGTCTTCCATGAACCAGGAAGGCGGAAGGAAGCGAGAAACATTTCGACTCATGCCATGTATCTCCTCCCTTGTTCGTGTGTCTGTCCTTACTTCatcccgagttttctacAAGTTTTGACCACTTCTCGTCTTCCTTCCAGAAGTTATTCCCAAGAACTCCCCATTATGCTCGCCCGCTTGCTtgaacaaaaaagaaagggttGAGCGGGAATCAATTCACACTCTTACAttattcccccccccccccccccctcccccgcgcGTCATATCTCCGAGTCGTCTACCCACCACGATCTCAAAAAGTcccccacccacccacccatatAGTTTCAACCCCTCACCCCCTCCTTGCTCCCTCCCTTGCTGCCACATGCCATCTTATCCTGTTGCGCAATGCGAAGCTATCATAGGGTCGCATCTGCGAATGCAAGCTAGAAAATAGGTTGAGTGTGTATGTACACTCGACAATGAGGGGGTATGTTATCTCAGGACAAAACCACCCTCATCAGATCATCACCACCTATTTCGGTCGTTTCGTTGCATGGCCCCATCGAGCAGCGACAGTAGAGACCTACAGTACGTATAGAAAAAACCACGCCAACCGTTTATCGTGGCATTCAGAAGACCAAGAGGTTTCATGCATCCTCTCATTTGCTTCCAAGTGTTCTTTGGCGTGTTATCATGTCAAAAGTAACTAAACAATTGTACAGGACATCTCCGTTTCCGAGCGAATGGTGCAAGATGTCTTTCCATGTGAGGTGAGCACAAAGTGAGAGAAACAACATCGACCGGAAAATGGGATacaagcaaaaaaaaaaaaagtaaggAGGTCTATGGGCAATATTCACCTGTGTCTGCTTTTGAGAGTTAGGTGACGTCgaaaggattataatacaGAAGAGACACGACAAGGCTGGGGAAGTAAAACCGAATCAGAGGGGACATGCCAAAATCATGGAAGAGAATGCCTCCCGTCATACTGCCTTGCTTCCCCCAGCCTTATGTAGACGTTCGTTtggagaggagaggggaaAGGTCAAGTGTAAACACATTCATCGTGCAGCATGCATGTGTAACTCCTGAAAGTCCCTTTGtccttttcctccccttTTTCACCTGGCACTCTTTCGCTTTCCCGTCTCTGTTCGTATTCCATGATGGCTGCTGGATGATTTTGAACTTTTGGCGATTGGATCCTAATTGCTTTCTATTCCCGGTCGTCATCGTAAACGATTAAACGTACGTTGGTTGTTTCCTTCGTGTATCTTGTCTATCGTGAAACGCCCCATTGTCTCCATGTAAAGAAATAGCTCCACCGGACTGCACCCTTGTTGTCGTTCGAGAGGTCGCTTTTTTCGTCATCGGGACTGCTGAGCGTTGGGGTCAAGAAAGTCGCAGGCGCATCAGGAATGCGAAACGACCGTCGAGGTAGATCGATCGCTTATTTGAGGGTGTTCCAGAGCTTGGGAGCGGCGCACTGGGTGGCGCAGTGGACGAGGTGGAAGACTATTTGTTGTCGCGCAAGGTCCCTAGTGAGTAAGCCTGTCGTGTATGCCTGTGGGCGAGGAAGGGGGACTCTATAAACGTACACTCCTCAACGCAGTCCTCCTTGTTGTCAGCGCCAGCGCCGGTGACGCGGGCAGCGCACTCATCGTAGTGGTGCTTGGCGGGAGCGCACTCCTTGGAGTTGCGGCACTCT
Coding sequences:
- a CDS encoding cell surface receptor/MFS transporter, variant 1; amino-acid sequence: MSSPRSSSKGGSTQGRPLPLQGQGQGQGHWQEFRDTTMDDDDGHDHDQDQATIHSSRYSHHTTSHRDSHDDYQARLSYPHTKLPETTTTTTTNLSSSRTGSSGNAHGSSSSKDMADKRSDIVEMKESPSNNNNIHNTNTTTTTTTTMIGDEKRRWVGTTRSEVTHGSSGGSSGDSEKKIGGGSSGNSGSWSASITDSGSGSEVSTTLGAGTAISITEGTVVNSAGEMAGGGGGGVGLGIDGAGDHDENEQRVERDCEGRPVVYNIKVYKRRWFGLVQLTLLNIIVSWDWLTFSPVASQAAAYFRTTGTTINWLSTAFLFAFAFITPLVIYVLHLGPKLSITTAAALLLIGNWVRYGGSHSSSPSGGHFGIVMFGQILIGLAQPFVLAAPARYSDLWFTNRGRVAATALTSLANPFGAALGQLIVPFWVDKPSDISKMVLYVSIISSICSVPAFFIPSRPPTPAAPSSATPKLPLRTSAAILLGHAEFWLLFVPFAVYVGTFNSISSLLNQIMEPHGYTDEEAGIAGAVLIVVGLLVSAITSPIIDRTKAFLTTIRVAVPLIGICYLIFLWMPSTHDSAGLAGPYIILAILGAASFSLVPVVVEFLVEVTHPISPEVTSTLAWSGGQVLGGVFIIISGALKEEKGKEGRPDGNMYWALVFHAVVAMVTVPVPLCLGLFGRRDKVSLRRVRSDDGRGDGTVEGTA
- a CDS encoding 3-keto-steroid reductase is translated as MAPAPWDSVPPEDTLFALVTGANSGIGFAICQRLIDEYLVTRSLTSHLVVIPTTRSVKKSQETIDALRQHAREFATTSDILRSRAGPNYDPRSITKRIHILSVQLDLCNLADVHRAAEQLVNGTVSSPADANDVYFTSLTDVRIPRLDAVIFNAGMGGWTGLDWPKVFHNIFTKGLVQATTWPTFKAATAGHVVNPLPDAKDEKVPEMGQVFCANVFGHYLLAHKLVPLLSRSEFDSTIPPGRIIWESSIEPGWKNLSLSDFQAIKTNAAYESTKRLTDVLSLTATLPSARPFVDSYLQPATKSNAPATPPRIYLVHPGIVQTTLFPLNAFMFFWYRVVLYIARWLGSPWHPITGYNGAVAPVWLALQEQEALDAVDAEHVKWGSSTDFWGECRVLKTEVEGWGWDGTVGTRKELKNEKGERRIGRKIVGRKSGAVDLTEEKKVEFEMLGVECWKEMERLRGEWEARLGRVLERQ